From the genome of Salvelinus namaycush isolate Seneca chromosome 10, SaNama_1.0, whole genome shotgun sequence, one region includes:
- the LOC120054279 gene encoding zygote arrest protein 1-like produces the protein MATYLDESIDNYLYLSYNPYSGRYPKPKGAGWRNKNYLANYADTEAYIDNHHRAQLKFLLSQINPNLTPRLRKANTKDVAVQVNPKKDVSVQCSLGPLTLIDRKRDTLRKRRQEETQTPGSPGSSVGGVRYPRTLAVYSPIASRRLASFLEYDKVESRRAQTGDPPETVKIRKMDEGEKSEDKTEKAKDENTWPHTKSSNTDQSVMTEGVKANQDGSKVKARVRFQVYFKQFCRTCQKSFNPYRVEDITCQTCNKARCMCQVTLRHVDPKRPHRQDLCGRCKGKRLSCDLTFSFKYII, from the exons ATGGCTACATATTTAGATGAGTCAATCGACAACTATTTATATTTATCTTACAACCCTTACTCTGGCAGGTATCCAAAACCAAAAGGTGCGGGCTGGAGAAACAAAAATTATTTGGCCAACTATGCCGACACAGAGGCGTACATTGATAACCACCATCGCGCGCAACTTAAATTCCTCTTATCCCAAATAAACCCCAATCTTACACCGAGGCTACGGAAAGCAAACACCAAAGACGTCGCGGTGCAGGTCAATCCGAAGAAGGATGTTTCTGTGCAGTGTTCCCTCGGCCCACTGACCCTCATAGACAGAAAGCGAGACACTTTGCGCAAGAGAAGACAAGAGGAAACCCAAACACCCGGTAGTCCAGGGAGCTCTGTGGGAGGGGTGCGTTACCCTCGCACTCTGGCAGTCTACTCCCCTATCGCGTCTAGGAGACTTGCATCCTTTCTAGAATATGACAAAGTTGAGTCGAGACGAGCACAGACCGGTGACCCACCTGAAACCGTTAAGATTAGGAAAATGGATGAAGGTGAGAAATCTGAGGACAAAACAGAAAAGGCAAAAGACGAAAATACTTGGCCACATACAAAATCTAGTAATACTGACCAATCAGTTATGACCGAGGGCGTCAAAGCCAATCAGGATGGTTCGAAAGTCAAGGCCCGCGTGAGATTTCAG GTCTACTTCAAGCAGTTCTGTAGAACATGCCAGAAGTCCTTCAACCCCTACCGTGTTGAGGACATAACCTGTCAG ACTTGCAACAAGGCACGCTGCATGTGCCAAGTGACCCTGCGCCACGTTGACCCCAAACGCCCCCACAGACAGGATCTGTGTGGCAGGTGCAAGGGCAAGAGGCTCTCCTGTGACCTCACCTTCAGTTTCAAATACATCATCTAG